Proteins from a genomic interval of Sulfurospirillum oryzae:
- the acs gene encoding acetate--CoA ligase, which yields MSQLFEPSRALSKEARIKNMCEYKELCIQADEDFEGYWDKLAREKIEWFKPYDRVLNEDNAPFYKWFEGGKLNVTHQCLGRHLKTRKNKAAIIWEGEDGKRRIITYLQLFYRVNRLANLMRNKFGIKKGDRVVLYMPMIPEAAFAMLACAKIGAIHSVVFGGFSAEALRDRIQDAEAKLVITADGAFRRGKPYMLKPVVDEALSVGCECCEKVLIVQRNFEDIDYVPGRDYVYNEIIMNESQYCDPEWMDSEDPLFLLYTSGSTGKPKGVQHGSAGYILWAQYTMEHVFDVKENDTFWCTADVGWITGHTYIVYGPLAMGATTIMYEGVPTFPDVGRWWHMIEEHRVNQFYTAPTAIRLLHKEGADAPSKYDLSSLKVLGTVGEPINPDAWMWYYEQIGGGNCPIVDTWWQTETGGHMISPLPGATPIKPGSATFPLPGIKAEIIDEHGNPTPKGEKGFLCITKPWPSMIRNIWGDSDRFVKSYFGDCKKDGKPVYFSGDGAMYDDDGYIVITGRTDDVINVSGHRIGTAEIEAVLAHHENVAEVAVVGRPDAIKGEGIFAYIVIKGQDTISEEVYMIQELNKLIVKEIGNIAKLDAIRFVPGLPKTRSGKIMRRILRSIAKKEPITQDISTLEDPSIVEKIQNLIEF from the coding sequence ATGTCACAACTTTTTGAACCAAGTAGAGCTTTAAGCAAAGAAGCCAGAATTAAGAACATGTGTGAGTACAAGGAGCTTTGTATCCAAGCGGATGAGGATTTTGAAGGCTATTGGGATAAGCTAGCACGTGAGAAAATTGAGTGGTTTAAGCCTTATGACAGAGTGTTAAATGAAGATAACGCTCCGTTCTACAAATGGTTCGAAGGTGGCAAATTAAACGTTACGCATCAGTGTTTAGGAAGACATCTAAAAACCCGTAAAAATAAAGCGGCGATTATCTGGGAAGGCGAAGATGGCAAACGTCGTATCATTACGTATCTTCAACTTTTTTACCGCGTTAACCGTTTAGCAAACTTGATGCGCAATAAATTTGGCATCAAAAAAGGTGACCGTGTTGTTCTTTATATGCCAATGATTCCAGAAGCTGCTTTTGCAATGCTTGCCTGTGCAAAAATTGGTGCGATTCACTCCGTTGTTTTTGGTGGATTCTCTGCTGAAGCTTTACGTGATCGTATCCAAGATGCAGAAGCAAAATTGGTTATTACAGCCGATGGTGCATTTAGACGCGGTAAACCATACATGTTAAAACCCGTTGTTGATGAGGCGCTTAGTGTTGGCTGTGAATGTTGTGAGAAAGTGCTTATCGTTCAAAGAAACTTTGAAGACATTGACTACGTTCCAGGACGTGACTATGTTTACAACGAGATCATAATGAACGAGTCTCAGTACTGCGATCCTGAATGGATGGACTCAGAAGATCCATTGTTCCTACTTTACACTTCAGGAAGTACTGGTAAGCCAAAAGGTGTTCAACACGGAAGTGCTGGCTACATTCTTTGGGCGCAGTACACAATGGAGCACGTTTTTGATGTTAAAGAGAACGACACCTTCTGGTGTACAGCAGACGTTGGTTGGATTACGGGACATACGTACATCGTCTATGGACCACTTGCGATGGGTGCAACAACCATTATGTATGAGGGCGTTCCAACGTTCCCAGATGTAGGCAGATGGTGGCACATGATTGAAGAGCACCGTGTCAATCAGTTCTATACCGCTCCAACAGCGATTCGTTTACTTCACAAAGAGGGTGCTGATGCTCCTTCAAAATACGATCTAAGTTCTCTAAAAGTACTTGGAACCGTTGGCGAGCCGATCAATCCTGATGCGTGGATGTGGTACTATGAGCAAATCGGTGGTGGAAACTGTCCGATTGTGGATACATGGTGGCAAACAGAAACAGGCGGTCACATGATCTCTCCACTTCCAGGAGCTACGCCGATTAAACCGGGTTCTGCTACATTCCCACTTCCAGGCATTAAAGCTGAGATTATTGATGAGCATGGTAATCCAACACCCAAAGGTGAAAAAGGGTTCTTGTGTATCACTAAGCCTTGGCCTTCAATGATTCGTAATATCTGGGGCGATAGTGATCGTTTTGTAAAATCGTATTTTGGTGATTGTAAAAAAGACGGTAAACCTGTTTACTTCTCAGGCGATGGCGCAATGTACGATGACGATGGCTATATCGTCATTACAGGACGAACAGATGACGTTATCAACGTTTCGGGACATAGAATCGGTACAGCGGAGATCGAAGCTGTTCTTGCGCATCATGAAAACGTTGCAGAGGTTGCCGTTGTTGGACGTCCTGATGCGATTAAAGGTGAGGGCATCTTTGCGTACATTGTTATCAAAGGACAAGATACGATTAGTGAAGAGGTTTACATGATCCAAGAGCTTAACAAGCTCATTGTTAAAGAGATCGGTAATATCGCTAAACTTGACGCGATCCGCTTCGTTCCTGGTCTTCCAAAAACCAGAAGTGGTAAAATCATGCGAAGAATTCTTCGCTCAATCGCGAAAAAAGAGCCTATTACTCAAGACATCTCAACACTTGAAGATCCAAGTATCGTTGAGAAAATCCAAAACCTTATCGAATTCTAG
- a CDS encoding DUF485 domain-containing protein produces MSQNIYDRVQANPKFAELVKKRSSFAWKLAIIMLVVYYSFILVIAFSPATFAVKLGEGVTTVGIPVGLGVIVIAFVLTGIYTQRANGEFDDLTNQIKEEARSEK; encoded by the coding sequence ATGAGTCAGAACATCTACGACAGAGTACAGGCCAATCCAAAATTTGCCGAACTCGTAAAAAAAAGAAGTAGTTTTGCATGGAAACTAGCAATTATCATGCTAGTTGTTTACTACTCTTTCATCCTTGTAATTGCTTTTTCCCCTGCAACATTTGCAGTTAAACTTGGAGAAGGTGTTACCACCGTCGGTATCCCTGTAGGATTGGGAGTTATCGTCATTGCGTTTGTTCTTACAGGTATTTATACCCAAAGAGCCAATGGTGAATTTGATGACTTAACCAACCAAATCAAAGAAGAAGCAAGGAGTGAAAAATGA
- a CDS encoding cation acetate symporter yields the protein MKWGLLLLTLSNFAFAADAQFSGKRDLNVSAIIMFVLFVLATLGITYWAAKRTKTAKDFYTAGGGITGFQNGLAIAGDYMSAASFLGISGLVYLKGFDGLIYSIGFLVGWPIILFLVAEQLRNLGKYTFSDVASYRLRQTPIRTLAALGSLATVALYLIAQMVGAGQLIQILFGLDYEYAVIMVGILMILYVTFGGMLATTWVQIIKAVLLLSGASFMAIMIMYKVGFSFETLFSQAVAAKKSASIMAPGGLVSDPISAISLGIALMFGTAGLPHILMRFFTVSDAKEARKSVFVATGFIGYFYILTFIIGFGAIVLLTNDPTYLDPIKGGIIGGGNMSAIHTAHAIGGNLFLGFISAVAFATILAVVSGLTLAGASAVSHDLYANVFARGRVDEMTEMRVSKYSTIALGIVAIILGIAFEKQNIAFMVGLAFAIAASANFPILFLSMFWKKLTTRGAVYGGSLGLFTAIVLVILSKAVWVDVLGNKTAIYAYGNPALFSMSVAFIGIWIISLMDNSESAEQERAAFDHQYIRSQTGIGAEGASSH from the coding sequence ATGAAATGGGGCTTACTCCTATTAACCTTAAGCAATTTTGCTTTTGCTGCAGATGCTCAATTTAGCGGCAAACGAGACTTAAACGTTTCAGCGATCATTATGTTCGTCCTCTTTGTTCTTGCAACCCTTGGTATTACGTACTGGGCAGCAAAAAGAACTAAAACAGCTAAAGATTTTTACACAGCTGGCGGAGGCATTACAGGTTTTCAAAATGGTCTAGCCATTGCAGGTGACTACATGTCAGCGGCATCATTCCTAGGAATTTCTGGACTGGTTTACCTTAAAGGATTTGATGGTTTGATTTATTCTATCGGCTTCTTAGTCGGTTGGCCAATCATTCTTTTCTTGGTGGCAGAACAGCTTAGAAACTTGGGTAAGTATACGTTCTCTGACGTTGCTTCATACCGTTTGAGACAAACACCGATCCGTACACTTGCGGCATTGGGGTCACTCGCTACGGTTGCACTTTATTTGATTGCTCAAATGGTTGGTGCGGGTCAATTGATTCAAATTTTGTTTGGTCTTGATTATGAGTACGCGGTTATCATGGTGGGTATCTTGATGATTTTATATGTTACTTTTGGTGGCATGTTGGCAACAACATGGGTTCAGATTATCAAGGCAGTATTATTGCTCTCAGGTGCATCATTCATGGCAATCATGATTATGTACAAAGTGGGCTTTAGCTTTGAAACACTCTTCTCTCAAGCCGTAGCAGCTAAAAAAAGTGCTTCAATTATGGCACCAGGTGGCTTAGTAAGTGACCCAATTTCGGCTATTAGCTTAGGAATTGCCTTGATGTTTGGAACGGCTGGTCTTCCACACATCTTGATGAGATTTTTCACCGTAAGTGATGCAAAAGAAGCTCGTAAGTCAGTCTTTGTTGCAACTGGATTTATAGGTTATTTTTATATTTTAACTTTCATCATAGGTTTTGGTGCTATCGTATTATTAACAAATGATCCAACCTATCTTGATCCGATCAAGGGTGGCATCATTGGTGGTGGTAACATGTCTGCGATTCACACAGCACATGCGATTGGTGGAAACTTATTCCTAGGATTTATTTCAGCGGTTGCTTTTGCAACGATTTTAGCGGTTGTTTCAGGTCTTACCCTTGCAGGTGCAAGTGCGGTAAGTCATGATCTTTATGCAAACGTATTTGCAAGAGGTCGTGTGGATGAGATGACAGAGATGAGAGTTTCTAAGTACTCTACGATTGCACTTGGTATCGTAGCAATTATCTTAGGCATTGCGTTTGAAAAGCAGAACATTGCGTTCATGGTAGGTCTTGCGTTTGCGATTGCAGCAAGTGCTAACTTCCCAATTCTTTTCCTCTCAATGTTTTGGAAAAAATTGACAACTAGAGGTGCTGTTTATGGCGGTAGTTTAGGACTTTTCACAGCGATTGTGTTGGTCATTCTTAGTAAAGCGGTTTGGGTAGATGTTTTAGGCAATAAAACAGCGATCTACGCTTATGGTAACCCAGCACTTTTCTCAATGAGTGTTGCCTTTATCGGCATTTGGATTATCTCTTTAATGGATAATAGCGAAAGTGCAGAGCAAGAGAGAGCGGCGTTTGACCATCAGTATATCAGAAGTCAAACAGGTATTGGAGCAGAGGGCGCTTCAAGTCACTAA
- a CDS encoding DUF1924 domain-containing protein — translation MKKTVCFILLTLTLLNAKEFNAPMKTYMDTLSAEAKATNPSFTGFDALRGKAIFESVHVSKKGKEISCTTCHSTNLKNCGQNINTNKPILALAPSANAARLTDVAEVEKWLRRNFNDVFAREGSALEKGDVLTYIINQ, via the coding sequence ATGAAAAAAACAGTTTGTTTTATACTACTGACACTCACATTACTCAATGCCAAAGAGTTTAATGCCCCTATGAAAACCTATATGGATACATTGAGTGCTGAAGCAAAGGCTACAAATCCTAGCTTTACGGGCTTTGACGCTTTAAGAGGTAAAGCCATTTTTGAAAGCGTGCATGTCAGTAAAAAAGGTAAAGAAATTTCATGTACCACCTGTCACTCAACCAATCTGAAAAACTGTGGGCAAAATATCAATACCAATAAGCCAATTCTTGCTCTTGCTCCATCCGCAAATGCTGCACGACTTACCGATGTCGCTGAGGTTGAAAAGTGGCTTAGACGCAATTTTAACGATGTGTTTGCGCGTGAGGGTAGTGCGCTTGAAAAAGGTGATGTTTTAACCTACATCATTAACCAATAA
- the rpoD gene encoding RNA polymerase sigma factor RpoD, translating into MASKELYTALEELFAENEKSYVTYENVMDLFVKPPTPANVKKLMTLLEKYKVTLISSAEIAKMRNKEEARKREEERQKLQDEALEDEFDLASEKELLEWSRSDSPVRMYLREMGQISLLTKDEEIDISKKIEFGEDIIIDAFCSVPYLIDFILDYKEALINRERRVKELFKTFEDDTDDDGDEEEFDDEDGEEGEEKKTFSKKDNTRTEKVIESFKSLEKAKKDWLKSLTRPPEENLDDAEEMMNYDLGLAYKKKLLKDALMDLGPTSKLINELVKSMETALKSDFEFDKELKRLEYRLPLFNDTLRENHVNLLKSIVDLNKEDITTMVPEATMVSTYMEIKKLFQTKEASKQGFDLDPEKLKEVLEQIKRGKKIADESKTRMAKSNLRLVVSIAKRYTNRGLPFLDLIQEGNIGLMKAVDKFEYKKGYKFSTYATWWIRQAISRAIADQARTIRIPIHMIETINRINKIIRKHLQEEGKEPDIETIALEVGLSADKVKNVIKITKEPISLEAPIGNEDDGKFGDFVEDKTSVAPLDHILKSDLKDQIDEVLDQLNDREKAVIRMRFGLMHDESDRTLEEIGKELNVTRERVRQIESSAIKKLKHPKVGRKLKNYIES; encoded by the coding sequence ATGGCTTCAAAAGAACTCTACACAGCATTAGAAGAACTTTTTGCAGAAAATGAAAAATCTTATGTGACCTACGAAAACGTCATGGATCTTTTTGTTAAACCTCCAACCCCTGCAAACGTTAAAAAATTGATGACTCTTTTAGAGAAATACAAAGTCACATTGATCTCTTCTGCTGAAATTGCCAAAATGCGCAACAAAGAAGAAGCGAGAAAAAGAGAAGAAGAGCGTCAAAAACTCCAAGATGAAGCCCTAGAAGACGAGTTTGACCTTGCCAGCGAAAAAGAACTTTTAGAGTGGTCACGCAGTGATAGCCCTGTTAGAATGTACCTTCGTGAAATGGGACAAATCTCACTTTTAACCAAAGATGAAGAGATTGACATCAGTAAAAAAATTGAATTTGGCGAAGACATCATCATTGATGCGTTTTGTTCTGTTCCTTATCTGATTGATTTTATTTTGGATTATAAAGAAGCACTCATCAACCGTGAACGTCGTGTAAAAGAGCTTTTCAAAACCTTTGAAGACGACACCGACGATGATGGGGATGAAGAAGAGTTTGACGATGAAGACGGTGAAGAAGGTGAAGAGAAAAAAACGTTTTCCAAAAAAGACAACACAAGAACTGAAAAAGTCATCGAAAGCTTTAAGTCTTTAGAGAAAGCGAAAAAAGATTGGTTAAAAAGTCTTACCAGACCACCTGAAGAAAATTTAGATGATGCTGAAGAGATGATGAACTACGATCTAGGACTTGCGTATAAAAAGAAACTTCTTAAAGACGCACTTATGGATTTAGGACCTACCAGTAAGTTGATTAACGAGCTTGTAAAATCTATGGAAACCGCACTTAAAAGTGACTTTGAATTCGACAAAGAACTCAAACGTTTAGAGTACCGTTTGCCACTTTTTAACGACACACTCAGAGAAAACCATGTTAATCTTCTCAAAAGCATTGTTGATCTTAACAAAGAAGACATTACGACAATGGTTCCAGAAGCTACGATGGTTTCAACCTATATGGAAATCAAAAAGCTTTTCCAAACCAAGGAAGCGAGTAAACAAGGTTTCGATCTTGATCCTGAAAAACTCAAAGAGGTTCTAGAACAGATCAAACGGGGTAAAAAAATTGCTGACGAGTCTAAAACCCGTATGGCAAAAAGTAACCTTCGTCTGGTTGTATCCATCGCAAAACGTTACACCAACAGAGGCTTACCATTCTTGGATTTGATTCAAGAAGGTAACATCGGTCTTATGAAAGCGGTTGATAAATTTGAGTACAAAAAAGGCTACAAGTTTTCGACCTACGCCACATGGTGGATTCGCCAAGCGATCTCACGTGCCATTGCCGATCAAGCACGTACCATTCGTATTCCTATCCACATGATTGAGACGATTAACCGTATCAACAAGATCATTCGTAAACACCTTCAAGAAGAAGGTAAAGAGCCTGACATCGAAACCATTGCACTAGAAGTGGGCCTGAGTGCGGACAAAGTCAAAAACGTTATTAAGATCACGAAAGAGCCTATTTCACTTGAAGCACCTATTGGTAACGAAGACGATGGTAAATTCGGCGATTTCGTTGAAGATAAAACCTCTGTTGCGCCACTCGATCACATTCTAAAATCTGACCTTAAAGATCAGATCGATGAAGTACTAGATCAGCTCAATGATCGCGAAAAAGCGGTTATTCGTATGCGTTTTGGTTTAATGCACGATGAGAGTGATAGAACACTTGAAGAGATCGGTAAAGAACTTAATGTTACGCGTGAGCGTGTTCGTCAGATCGAAAGTTCTGCGATTAAAAAACTGAAACATCCTAAAGTGGGACGTAAACTTAAAAACTACATCGAAAGTTAA
- the flgG gene encoding flagellar basal-body rod protein FlgG yields the protein MIRSLYTAATGMIAQQTQIDTTSNNISNVNTIGYKKQRAEFADLMYQTMTYAGTSTSGTTVSPTGIEVGLGVRPTAIAKMFTQGNFKETGNSLDMAITGNGFFQILLPDGTTGYTRNGSFKLDADGNVINSDGYQLIPQLVIPADATQITIGVDGMVSVLQAGQTATQQIGQIELANFINPAGLHSLGDNNFINTNASGDAIVSNPGLNGLGQTRQQFVEMSNVQLVEEMTDLITGQRAYEANSKAITTSDQMLQTVNALKQ from the coding sequence ATGATCAGATCACTTTACACAGCTGCCACGGGTATGATCGCGCAACAAACGCAGATTGACACGACATCAAACAACATCTCAAACGTCAATACGATTGGTTATAAGAAACAACGTGCCGAGTTTGCGGATTTGATGTACCAGACAATGACGTATGCAGGAACTTCAACCAGTGGTACAACAGTTTCTCCAACAGGTATCGAAGTGGGTCTTGGTGTCCGCCCAACAGCGATTGCTAAGATGTTTACGCAAGGTAACTTTAAAGAGACTGGTAACTCTTTAGATATGGCAATTACGGGAAATGGCTTTTTCCAAATCTTACTTCCTGATGGCACAACAGGTTATACCAGAAATGGCTCATTTAAGCTCGATGCAGATGGCAATGTCATCAACAGTGATGGTTACCAACTGATTCCCCAACTGGTTATCCCCGCCGATGCTACGCAGATTACCATTGGTGTTGATGGTATGGTTTCTGTTCTTCAAGCAGGACAAACAGCGACGCAGCAAATTGGTCAAATTGAGCTAGCCAATTTTATTAACCCAGCAGGTCTTCACTCACTGGGTGATAACAATTTTATTAACACAAATGCGTCAGGCGACGCTATTGTCAGTAACCCAGGACTCAATGGTCTTGGACAAACCAGACAACAATTTGTTGAGATGAGTAACGTTCAGTTGGTTGAAGAGATGACTGATCTTATTACGGGGCAACGTGCGTATGAGGCAAACTCTAAAGCGATTACAACCAGTGACCAAATGCTTCAAACCGTTAATGCACTAAAACAATAG
- a CDS encoding AzlC family ABC transporter permease, whose amino-acid sequence MNFLAIVKLTIPVMMGYIPLGMAFGLLLSKLLIPWYYAFFMSVFIFAGSGQFLALTLFASQATILEIGIATFLLNLRHTFYGLSMISTFKGFSWKKHYLIFGLTDETFALLKTSDVPEENREKVYLWITFLNQCYWIIGSVVGAVLGNIVPFNYEGIEFSLTALFVVLSIELYKKNRLHKPFFVALIIGLFGMILFPPQKMLILSLCLAAFVLIVFKRSMENGK is encoded by the coding sequence ATGAATTTTTTAGCCATAGTAAAACTGACCATTCCCGTTATGATGGGTTACATCCCCCTTGGAATGGCGTTTGGATTGTTACTCTCAAAACTCTTGATTCCTTGGTACTACGCTTTTTTTATGAGCGTCTTTATCTTTGCGGGCTCTGGGCAGTTTTTAGCCCTCACCCTTTTTGCTTCACAAGCAACCATTTTGGAAATTGGCATTGCTACCTTTTTGCTCAACCTTCGCCATACTTTTTACGGGCTTTCAATGATTTCAACCTTTAAAGGTTTTTCATGGAAAAAGCACTATCTCATTTTTGGACTCACGGATGAGACATTTGCGCTCTTAAAAACAAGCGATGTGCCAGAAGAAAACAGAGAAAAAGTCTACCTTTGGATTACGTTTCTAAACCAATGCTATTGGATTATCGGTAGTGTTGTGGGTGCAGTGCTTGGCAATATCGTGCCGTTTAATTATGAAGGCATTGAGTTTTCACTCACGGCTCTTTTTGTGGTGCTTTCCATCGAGTTGTATAAGAAAAATAGATTACATAAGCCCTTTTTTGTGGCGCTGATTATCGGGCTGTTTGGTATGATTTTATTTCCACCGCAAAAGATGTTGATTTTATCGCTCTGTTTGGCGGCATTTGTGTTGATCGTGTTTAAGAGGAGTATGGAAAATGGAAAGTAG
- a CDS encoding branched-chain amino acid transporter permease, whose protein sequence is MESSYIIGSIIVATLATYSTRIIPFLLFRTREPSSLIKYIELNMPLMIMVILVFYALKDVKWESYPYGLAEIIGVCVAIALHVKFKNALLSIFIATLVYMVLIQKVL, encoded by the coding sequence ATGGAAAGTAGTTACATCATCGGAAGCATCATCGTAGCAACGCTTGCGACATACTCGACGCGCATCATTCCTTTCTTGCTTTTCCGTACACGCGAGCCTTCGTCCTTGATTAAGTACATCGAACTCAATATGCCTTTGATGATCATGGTCATTTTGGTGTTTTACGCGCTTAAAGATGTGAAGTGGGAAAGTTACCCGTATGGTTTGGCGGAAATCATTGGAGTGTGTGTTGCGATAGCTTTACATGTAAAGTTTAAAAACGCGCTGTTGAGCATTTTTATCGCAACACTAGTGTATATGGTCTTAATTCAAAAGGTACTTTAG
- a CDS encoding zinc ribbon domain-containing protein YjdM yields MQLPACPKCNCEYTYEDGEMIICPECAHEWPKNSAASEESATVIKDAHGAILADGDTVVVIKDLKLKGSSAVIKGGTKVKNIRLNFESDHNLDCKVDGIGAMGLKSEFVKKA; encoded by the coding sequence ATGCAACTACCTGCTTGTCCTAAATGTAATTGTGAATATACCTACGAAGATGGCGAGATGATCATCTGCCCAGAATGTGCCCACGAATGGCCTAAAAATAGCGCAGCAAGCGAAGAGAGTGCAACCGTTATCAAAGATGCACATGGTGCTATTTTAGCAGATGGCGATACCGTTGTGGTCATCAAAGACCTCAAACTCAAAGGCTCTTCTGCTGTCATTAAAGGTGGCACAAAAGTTAAAAATATCCGTTTAAATTTTGAGAGCGACCACAACCTTGACTGTAAAGTCGATGGCATTGGCGCAATGGGACTTAAATCGGAATTTGTTAAAAAAGCCTAA
- a CDS encoding flavodoxin family protein, whose product MKIIAINGSPRKNANTATLLKKALEGAKQHGAKTELVHLYDFAYQGCISCFSCKLPKGKSYGKCAHKDALKPLLEKLHDADAILLGSPIYFGNITGMMRSFIERLAFQYTVYDVHYSSLFPRKIPIGFIYTMNLDEKRMQEWGYVETLKGLEKRLGSIFGSSEALYVTDTYQFKDYSKYKITAFSEPLKAKRRKEVFPIDCEKAYDMGARFVTIGAFLASNSESVPH is encoded by the coding sequence ATGAAAATTATAGCCATTAATGGAAGTCCGCGAAAAAATGCAAACACTGCCACTTTACTGAAAAAAGCGCTGGAGGGTGCAAAACAGCATGGAGCGAAAACAGAGCTTGTTCACCTTTATGACTTTGCGTATCAAGGATGTATTAGTTGTTTTTCTTGTAAGCTTCCTAAAGGAAAATCGTATGGAAAGTGCGCACATAAGGATGCGCTCAAACCTCTTTTAGAAAAGCTCCACGATGCCGATGCCATTCTTTTAGGCTCACCTATTTATTTTGGCAACATTACAGGTATGATGCGCTCATTTATAGAACGTTTAGCCTTTCAATACACCGTTTATGATGTACATTACTCCTCACTTTTTCCTCGAAAAATACCCATAGGTTTTATCTATACGATGAATTTAGATGAAAAAAGGATGCAAGAATGGGGTTATGTTGAAACACTTAAAGGTCTTGAAAAGAGACTTGGAAGTATTTTTGGTTCTTCTGAAGCACTTTATGTAACTGATACCTATCAATTTAAGGACTATTCCAAATATAAAATTACCGCTTTTAGTGAACCACTCAAAGCCAAAAGGCGCAAAGAAGTCTTCCCCATAGATTGCGAAAAAGCTTACGATATGGGAGCGCGATTTGTTACAATAGGCGCTTTTTTAGCTTCTAACAGTGAAAGTGTACCTCATTGA
- a CDS encoding flagellar hook-basal body protein has protein sequence MQNSYYGVTGAMVTQFNRLDVISNNLANLNTTAFKRDDVVVGDFKRIFQDYKEEMPLKDNTKEASKFMNASVARVPQVVEQYIKYEQGGIKNTGNSLDFALKRQDAFFMVETPNGIRLTQNGSFTMNSEGVLSTKEGYPVLPSTYFQNKQYITIPEDGEIRVDHSGGVYNKEDALGRMYIVQSDDVKSLIKEGDGLYKFKSTDELTELGVEGNIVSQGFLETSNVNPVSEMVGLIETNRLVEMYQKVMKSHMNEVNTEAISKLASTKA, from the coding sequence ATGCAAAATAGCTACTATGGCGTAACGGGAGCGATGGTCACTCAGTTTAACAGACTGGATGTCATCTCTAACAATCTTGCCAATTTGAATACCACAGCATTCAAACGTGATGATGTGGTTGTAGGTGATTTTAAAAGAATTTTTCAAGATTATAAAGAAGAGATGCCACTCAAAGACAACACCAAAGAGGCGAGTAAGTTTATGAACGCTTCGGTGGCAAGAGTTCCTCAAGTGGTTGAGCAGTACATTAAGTACGAGCAAGGCGGCATTAAAAACACTGGCAACAGTTTGGATTTTGCACTCAAACGTCAAGATGCTTTCTTTATGGTTGAAACGCCTAATGGTATTCGTTTAACACAAAATGGCTCTTTTACAATGAACAGTGAAGGTGTTTTAAGCACCAAAGAGGGTTATCCTGTTTTACCTTCGACCTATTTTCAAAACAAACAGTACATTACGATTCCTGAAGATGGCGAAATTCGAGTCGATCATTCAGGGGGTGTTTACAATAAAGAAGATGCCTTAGGTCGCATGTATATTGTTCAAAGCGATGATGTCAAATCATTGATTAAAGAGGGTGATGGTCTTTATAAGTTTAAAAGTACTGATGAGTTAACAGAACTAGGCGTTGAGGGAAATATAGTATCGCAAGGTTTTTTAGAGACCAGCAATGTTAACCCTGTCAGCGAGATGGTAGGATTGATTGAAACAAATCGTTTGGTTGAAATGTACCAAAAAGTGATGAAATCACACATGAACGAAGTCAATACCGAAGCAATCTCAAAACTAGCATCAACAAAAGCATAA
- a CDS encoding winged helix-turn-helix transcriptional regulator, translated as MEKFSDKYEKCPMYYAMSILEGKWKWIILWKISESKVIRYNRLKEMLQPIAHKTLSQQLKELERNNIIHREQYNQVPPKVEYSLTSEGETLIPILSLMYQWGKEHIKPGEALDGESCLSL; from the coding sequence ATGGAAAAATTTAGTGATAAATACGAAAAATGCCCTATGTATTATGCGATGTCGATTTTGGAAGGAAAGTGGAAGTGGATTATTTTGTGGAAAATATCGGAATCAAAAGTCATTCGCTACAATCGCTTAAAAGAGATGTTACAGCCGATTGCACACAAAACATTAAGCCAACAACTCAAAGAGTTAGAGCGTAATAATATTATTCACAGGGAACAGTACAATCAAGTACCTCCCAAAGTGGAATACTCACTCACGTCAGAGGGCGAAACGCTCATACCCATTTTAAGTTTGATGTATCAGTGGGGAAAAGAGCATATAAAACCAGGTGAGGCGCTTGATGGAGAATCGTGTTTAAGTTTGTAA